The following coding sequences are from one Kogia breviceps isolate mKogBre1 chromosome X, mKogBre1 haplotype 1, whole genome shotgun sequence window:
- the DLG3 gene encoding disks large homolog 3 isoform X4 — MMNSSMSSGSGSLRTSEKRSLYVRALFDYDRTRDSCLPSQGLSFSYGDILHVINASDDEWWQARLVTPHGESEQIGVIPSKKRVEKKERARLKTVKFHARTGMIESNRSIKTKRKKSFRLSRKFPFYKSKENMAQESSVQEQGVTSNTSDSESSSKGQEDAILSYEPVTRQEIHYARPVIILGPMKDRVNDDLISEFPHKFGSCVPHTTRPRRDNEVDGQDYHFVVSREQMEKDIQDNKFIEAGQFNDNLYGTSIQSVRAVAERGKHCILDVSGNAIKRLQQSQLYPIAIFIKPKSIEALMEMNRRQTYEQANKIYDKAMKLEQEFGEYFTAIVQGDSLEEIYNKIKQIIEDQSGHYIWVPSPEKL, encoded by the exons GGCCTTGTTTGATTATGACCGGACTCGGGACAGCTGCCTGCCGAGCCAAGGCCTCAGCTTCTCCTATGGTGACATTCTACATGTCATTAACGCCTCTGATGATGAGTGGTGGCAGGCGAGACTGGTGACCCCCCATGGAGAAAGTGAGCAAATTGGTGTGATCCCCAGTAAGAAGAG ggtggaaaagaaagaaagggctcGATTGAAAACCGTGAAGTTTCATGCCAGGACGGGGATGATTGAGTCTAACAGG TCGATCAAAACGAAACGTAAAAAGAGTTTCCGCCTCTCTCGAAAGTTTCCATTTTACAAGAGCAAAGAAAACATGGCCCAGGAGAGCAGCGTACAGGAAC AGGGAGTGACATCCAACACCAGTGACAGCGAAAGCAGTTCCA AAGGACAAGAGGATGCTATTTTGTCATATGAGCCAGTGACACGGCAAGAAA TTCACTATGCAAGGCCTGTCATCATCCTGGGCCCAATGAAGGACAGAGTCAACGATGACCTGATTTCGGAGTTCCCGCATAAATTTGGATCCTGTGTACCAC ATACTACCCGGCCTCGGCGTGATAATGAAGTGGATGGGCAAGACTACCACTTTGTGGTCTCCCGAGAACAGATGGAGAAGGATATTCAGGACAACAAGTTCATCGAGGCAGGCCAGTTCAACGATAATCTCTATGGGACCAGCATCCAGTCAGTGAGGGCAGTTGCAGAGAGG GGCAAGCACTGCATCTTAGATGTTTCTGGCAATGCTATCAAGAGGCTGCAGCAGTCACAACTTTACCCCATTGCCATTTTCATCAAGCCCAAGTCCATTGAAGCGCTTAT GGAAATGAACCGACGGCAGACGTATGAACAAGCAAATAAGATCTATGACAAAGCCATGAAACTGGAGCAGGAGTTTGGAGAATACTTCACAG CCATTGTACAGGGTGACTCACTGGAAGAGATTtataacaaaatcaaacaaatcaTTGAGGACCAGTCTGGGCACTACATTTGGGTCCCATCCCCTGAAAAACTCTGA